One window of Alkaliphilus metalliredigens QYMF genomic DNA carries:
- a CDS encoding metal-sensing transcriptional repressor, with protein sequence MRQCMDVTKVQSRIKKIEGQLRAISGMVDKDVPCEDILIQINAAKSALHKVGQAVLEGHLHHCVRDGIEHGDADRTIAQFAKAVEHFSRMG encoded by the coding sequence ATGCGTCAATGCATGGATGTTACTAAAGTTCAATCAAGGATTAAAAAAATCGAAGGTCAGCTTAGAGCTATTTCTGGAATGGTAGATAAGGATGTTCCTTGCGAAGATATCTTAATACAAATTAATGCAGCAAAAAGTGCACTTCACAAAGTCGGACAGGCCGTTTTAGAAGGTCATTTACATCATTGCGTACGTGATGGTATAGAGCATGGTGATGCTGACAGAACCATTGCTCAATTTGCCAAAGCTGTAGAGCATTTTTCTAGGATGGGGTAG
- a CDS encoding Na+/H+ antiporter subunit E — protein MGKNISPTSCITKIIKKVKHYFVIILFSSTIWVILSEDLSIKSILLGCILGLGSIFSTEQFLIQEEHKVHWRLNPILLVKYLFYLIIQVYTAGFITIGKIISGKINPDIVEISTELEDDLLICVLANSITLTPGTITVDKEGQNLKVLWLDCITKDCDKVGDIIKGGFEKILKNNK, from the coding sequence ATGGGAAAAAATATTTCCCCAACATCTTGCATTACCAAGATCATAAAAAAGGTTAAACATTATTTTGTGATTATCCTATTTTCGTCAACTATATGGGTCATATTGAGTGAAGATCTATCGATCAAAAGCATATTGTTGGGCTGTATATTGGGATTAGGTTCAATTTTTTCTACGGAGCAATTTCTTATACAAGAGGAGCATAAAGTTCACTGGAGATTAAACCCTATTCTATTGGTAAAGTATTTATTTTACTTAATTATTCAGGTATATACTGCTGGTTTTATCACTATTGGTAAAATAATCTCAGGAAAGATTAATCCAGATATTGTAGAAATCAGTACAGAATTGGAGGATGACTTATTAATCTGTGTCCTGGCTAATTCCATCACCTTAACACCAGGAACCATCACTGTAGATAAGGAAGGGCAAAACCTTAAAGTCCTATGGTTGGATTGTATTACGAAGGATTGTGACAAAGTAGGGGACATCATCAAGGGAGGTTTT
- a CDS encoding heavy metal translocating P-type ATPase, translated as MKVAIDFLKNEEKRTILFLILSAISLLISFFDIGNFKINAAWIAIILCGFPIIKGAVEGLIQNFDIKADVLVSIALVAAVFIGENFAAGEVALIMALGALLEERTVAKARAGIESLIHLTPRTARVLRDGVENIVPAEKVQIDDVLRVLPGETIAVDGVIISGQTSINQSVMTGESLPVDKAVGNEVSSGTVNQFGAFDMKATKVGENSSLQRMIKLVESADSSKAKIVGMADRWATWIVVIALVSAVGTWIITGEMIRAVTILVVFCPCALVLATPTAIMAGIGNATKFGILVREGDALERLSKVTKIAFDKTGTLTYGKPAVVAVHSFNSDISSEKLLTLTVSAELRSEHPLGKAIVSHFKNTSNKALVEPQEFTMIAGRGVKTTIEDDIIFAGNAELLLENGIVIPKDMMDKASTYRNDGCTIIYVAINGCKAGFLALSDTLRKDSPKMIRNLNALNVESILLTGDNRQAASHIGRNVGILTVHSECLPEDKMSAIEHYQNKNEMVCMVGDGINDAPALKKAYVGVAMGGIGSDIAVDAADIVLISDDIKSIPHLLSLSQKTMTTIKLNIVLSLLLNFIAIILAMIGVLGPVLGALVHNVGSVVVIINSAFLLNFKSNTDDSTLDSYKPAFSHVDA; from the coding sequence ATGAAAGTGGCCATAGATTTTTTAAAAAATGAAGAAAAGCGTACCATATTATTTCTAATACTATCTGCTATATCATTGTTGATTAGTTTTTTTGATATTGGGAATTTCAAGATTAATGCAGCATGGATAGCGATTATTCTCTGCGGTTTTCCTATTATAAAAGGTGCAGTGGAAGGACTTATACAAAACTTTGACATTAAGGCAGATGTTTTAGTTTCAATCGCACTTGTTGCAGCTGTTTTCATTGGTGAAAATTTTGCTGCAGGTGAAGTCGCACTAATTATGGCACTGGGTGCTCTATTAGAGGAACGTACCGTTGCAAAAGCACGTGCCGGTATTGAAAGTTTGATACATCTTACCCCTCGCACTGCTCGAGTCCTTCGTGATGGAGTGGAAAACATAGTACCTGCTGAAAAGGTTCAAATAGATGATGTGCTCCGTGTACTTCCAGGAGAAACCATTGCCGTTGATGGCGTGATTATTTCTGGCCAAACCTCCATTAATCAATCCGTAATGACAGGTGAATCACTGCCTGTTGATAAAGCTGTAGGCAATGAAGTTTCCAGTGGAACTGTAAATCAGTTTGGTGCCTTTGATATGAAGGCTACTAAGGTTGGTGAAAACAGCTCACTACAGAGAATGATTAAACTCGTAGAATCTGCTGATTCAAGCAAGGCTAAAATTGTTGGCATGGCGGATAGATGGGCTACTTGGATAGTTGTCATTGCGCTTGTATCTGCAGTTGGTACATGGATTATCACAGGGGAAATGATTCGAGCGGTTACGATTCTTGTTGTGTTCTGTCCTTGTGCCTTAGTACTTGCTACTCCCACTGCCATAATGGCTGGTATTGGTAATGCTACCAAGTTTGGCATCCTTGTTCGTGAAGGAGATGCCCTAGAAAGACTATCAAAGGTAACTAAAATTGCATTTGATAAAACTGGTACCCTTACTTATGGTAAACCTGCTGTTGTAGCAGTGCATAGCTTCAATTCTGATATAAGTTCAGAAAAATTATTGACACTGACAGTTTCTGCTGAACTACGTTCCGAGCACCCGTTGGGTAAGGCCATTGTTTCTCATTTTAAAAACACCTCAAACAAAGCTTTAGTTGAGCCACAAGAATTCACAATGATTGCAGGCCGCGGCGTCAAAACAACGATCGAAGATGATATCATTTTTGCAGGAAATGCTGAACTACTTCTTGAAAACGGTATCGTCATCCCTAAAGATATGATGGATAAAGCATCTACATACAGAAACGACGGTTGCACAATTATCTATGTCGCCATTAATGGCTGTAAGGCTGGTTTTTTAGCCTTGTCTGATACATTACGTAAAGATTCTCCAAAAATGATTAGAAACCTTAATGCCCTTAATGTAGAAAGTATATTGTTAACTGGAGATAACCGACAAGCAGCTTCTCATATTGGAAGAAATGTTGGCATTCTTACTGTTCACTCTGAATGCTTGCCAGAAGATAAAATGTCTGCAATTGAACATTATCAGAATAAAAATGAGATGGTGTGCATGGTTGGTGATGGTATTAATGATGCACCTGCCCTTAAGAAAGCTTATGTAGGCGTTGCAATGGGTGGTATAGGTAGTGACATTGCTGTTGATGCAGCAGATATTGTCCTTATAAGTGATGACATCAAATCCATTCCTCACCTATTAAGTCTATCACAAAAAACAATGACAACAATAAAACTAAACATAGTGCTATCTCTGCTTCTCAACTTTATCGCTATTATACTAGCAATGATAGGTGTTTTAGGACCAGTGCTTGGTGCCTTAGTACACAATGTGGGATCTGTTGTCGTTATTATAAATTCTGCATTTCTACTAAATTTTAAAAGTAATACAGACGATTCAACATTAGATTCATATAAACCAGCGTTCTCTCATGTTGACGCGTAA
- a CDS encoding DNA topoisomerase: protein MSKSLYIAEKPSVALEFAKTLNIKGNKKDGFIESNEAVVTWCIGHLVTMSYPDKYDDKYKKWVLKDLPFLPNKYKYEVIKNVKKQFDIIKTLMKRTDISTIYVCTDSGREGEYIYRLVDEMVNVKGKTKKRVWIDSQTEEEIKKGVKNAKPLDEYDNLANAAYLRAKEDYLMGINFSRLLTLSYGSALSKRLGKKYVVIAVGRVMTCVLGMVVQREREIREFVKTPYYKIISNFQLDQSMDYDGEWKAIESSNYYMSDLLYKDIGFKEVKSAEKFIRELKEDNTELTAVVETIKKKKETKNPPLLYNLAELQNELSKKLKINPDETLKVAQKLYEKKMITYPRTDARVLSNAVAKEIHSNLKGLLRVKQSCQLEPGDEGINDFIQKIVNEGLYKELQKTKYVNDKAITDHYAIIPTGEGLGSFNRLTDYEKETFLLIVRRFLAIFYPPAIFSQLSITTKIKTESFFTTSKVCIQEGYLEILNDGKKDGASSLDKEETLKKLKKGQTVKINKLEIKESETTPPKRYSSGSIILAMESAGKLIEDEELREKIKGSGIGTSATRSGILNKLQQISYIALNKKTQILTPTSLGESIYDVVDESIPSLLKPELTASWEKGLGMIANGEIQCDEYMIKLEAYIRKNTQKVLKLSNQPNLLNSRSIKSTTNKGNQDTKGKRVGRLALGKCIACETGEVLENSKAFYCSNWKQNCKFTVWKDSLKRYEQEIDEEMIKALLEKGQIDKVSIVLPQTNEKCTASLEFKDNKKGELQLKNVTPTTE, encoded by the coding sequence ATGAGTAAGTCATTATATATTGCTGAAAAGCCAAGTGTTGCGCTAGAATTTGCAAAAACATTAAATATCAAGGGAAACAAAAAAGATGGATTTATCGAATCAAATGAGGCTGTTGTGACATGGTGTATCGGACATTTAGTAACCATGAGCTATCCTGATAAATATGACGACAAATATAAAAAATGGGTACTTAAGGACCTGCCATTTTTGCCAAACAAGTATAAATATGAAGTAATTAAAAATGTAAAAAAACAGTTTGATATAATCAAGACACTGATGAAGAGAACGGACATATCAACGATCTATGTATGTACAGACTCAGGACGTGAAGGTGAATATATCTATAGACTGGTAGATGAGATGGTTAATGTTAAGGGTAAAACGAAAAAGAGAGTTTGGATTGACTCACAAACAGAAGAAGAAATAAAAAAGGGTGTTAAGAATGCAAAGCCATTAGATGAATATGATAATTTAGCAAATGCAGCCTATCTACGAGCTAAGGAAGATTATTTAATGGGAATAAACTTTTCAAGACTGTTGACGCTTAGTTATGGAAGTGCACTCAGTAAACGTTTAGGAAAAAAATATGTTGTCATCGCAGTTGGAAGAGTTATGACATGTGTTTTAGGAATGGTCGTTCAAAGAGAAAGAGAAATTAGAGAGTTTGTGAAAACACCATATTATAAAATTATATCCAATTTTCAATTGGATCAATCCATGGATTATGACGGAGAATGGAAGGCCATTGAAAGTTCTAATTATTACATGTCTGATTTGCTTTATAAAGATATCGGATTTAAGGAAGTGAAGTCTGCTGAAAAATTCATTAGGGAATTAAAAGAAGACAATACAGAGTTAACAGCAGTTGTGGAGACCATTAAAAAGAAAAAAGAAACCAAGAATCCCCCATTACTATATAACTTAGCTGAATTACAAAATGAGCTTTCAAAAAAATTGAAAATAAATCCAGATGAAACATTGAAGGTCGCACAAAAGTTGTATGAGAAGAAGATGATCACCTATCCAAGAACTGATGCCAGGGTTTTGTCCAATGCTGTGGCCAAAGAGATACATTCAAATTTAAAGGGTCTTTTACGTGTTAAACAATCCTGTCAGTTAGAGCCTGGTGATGAAGGGATTAATGATTTTATTCAAAAAATAGTAAATGAAGGCTTATACAAAGAGTTGCAGAAAACAAAGTATGTAAATGATAAGGCAATTACGGATCACTATGCAATCATTCCAACAGGAGAAGGGTTAGGCAGCTTTAATAGATTAACAGATTATGAAAAAGAGACGTTTTTATTGATTGTACGACGCTTTTTAGCTATCTTTTATCCGCCTGCCATTTTTAGTCAGTTATCGATTACGACGAAAATTAAGACGGAGAGCTTTTTCACCACCTCAAAGGTATGTATACAGGAAGGATACCTAGAGATATTAAATGATGGTAAAAAGGATGGTGCTTCAAGTCTAGATAAAGAAGAAACATTGAAAAAGTTAAAAAAAGGACAGACGGTGAAAATTAATAAATTAGAAATCAAGGAATCGGAGACCACACCACCTAAAAGATATAGTTCTGGTTCTATTATTTTGGCAATGGAGAGTGCGGGAAAATTAATTGAAGATGAGGAATTAAGAGAAAAAATCAAAGGCAGTGGTATTGGCACCAGTGCCACCAGATCTGGGATACTCAATAAATTACAGCAAATCAGTTATATTGCGTTAAATAAAAAGACACAAATATTAACCCCTACGTCATTGGGAGAATCAATTTATGATGTGGTTGATGAGTCTATTCCATCGCTTTTGAAGCCAGAGCTTACTGCTAGCTGGGAAAAGGGTCTGGGTATGATTGCCAACGGAGAGATCCAGTGTGATGAATATATGATAAAGCTAGAAGCATATATAAGAAAGAATACGCAAAAGGTGCTCAAATTAAGCAATCAACCTAATTTACTAAATTCGCGCTCAATTAAGTCCACTACCAATAAAGGAAATCAGGACACAAAGGGAAAAAGAGTAGGAAGGCTTGCACTTGGGAAGTGTATCGCATGTGAAACCGGGGAAGTTTTAGAGAATAGCAAAGCATTCTATTGTAGTAATTGGAAGCAAAACTGTAAATTTACTGTATGGAAGGATAGTCTGAAGCGTTATGAACAAGAAATCGATGAAGAGATGATAAAAGCATTACTTGAAAAAGGGCAAATTGACAAAGTAAGTATCGTATTGCCACAGACAAATGAAAAATGTACAGCATCCTTAGAGTTTAAAGATAACAAAAAAGGTGAACTTCAGCTTAAAAATGTTACCCCAACTACCGAATAA